CTCATGAATATTTgacttataaaataaacttaatgAAAAACCTTATCAAAATAGCTCTTTTGAACTTATTTCAGTAAGCTTTCAGTTAAGCTTATATGAGTAACTGTAACTCTCGTTGTATAAGAGCTTATTAAGCGTATGCTCCAAACATGTCTTAATTAAATTTGCTAAACAAAAGTAGCCTTATCTTCAATAGTGCACAAGGTGAATTATCTACTCACCTTTAATGGGGGAAAGTAGgagataataaaataaaagatatactgaaatatttacaatattacTCTAGCACACCAATTGAATGAAGCAACAGAAATGAAACACAGTAAAGATACACATTGACCAccacaaataaaaataacagaGAAACAAATTCGTTAATCTGCAATGAAGTCATAAACTCAGGAATCATCGCTGCCTTATGGAACCAAAAAGGTCATGGTATGAACGCTTAGCAGCATCAGGGCGAGACACGATTTCCACAACTTTATAAGATGCCTCAGGATAAGCCAATGCCTCCACAGCTACTTCCGCAACGTGATCTCTGGATATGGAACCTTCATAAAGGGTGTCCTGGTACACaaggattttaaataatttaacaattgttccaaaaaatataaacttaagATTCTACTGAGGAAATGTAACAGAAAGTCAGAAATGTAGGTACAACCTCTGGCTCCATAACAACATTTCCAGTTGGAGGATCATTTCTCAACCCGCCCGGTCTTATAATTGTGTAGTTTATGCCAGATTTCCTGATATAATTCTCTGCCTGTAGTTTTGCTACTAAGGTGAGTCCAAAAACATTAAGAAATATGTAAGCCGGATTGAGTAGCTGTCCCATAGATGCTCCATTAACTAAAATGGAACTGATAAGAATGAATCTGTTGACATTACGTTTCCTGCATGCTTCAACAAGGTTTACAGTACCAAAATTGTCAACCTGCACAGCAATTTATTATAAGCACTGAATGATACCAAAAGACTGAATAATCCACTCACCCTGCAATAATTTTTTGCATTATTGGTGATTTTCTTCGTAATGTAATTAGTTTCTAATGTCTTCTTTGGAGGACGAATAACATTTCAAATTAGGGATGTAACCATGCTATCCCTTCCCAGGTGAAAGTCTTAAAAATTCCACAAATGAAAGCACATAGCAACATACAAGTTTGAAATATTAAGCTGATGAAAAAGATTCTAATAATCTCCATCAACATCCTCCATTCCTACTAATATCCTTGATGATGTCAGTTACTAAACAAGAAGTACAACATGAACCAAAGTGCAGAATAAGGACATGGAAGAAACAAAGATCCAGGGGAATCAACTGCTTAAAGATTAAATAAACAATGGCACTCTCTACAAAAACATACACAACCTGTACTACTTTCAAAAGCAATTAAATAACTTCTACCATGGTAGATTCTGGATCACTCAATACGTTGAGCACAACAGTCAACCTGAACTACTGCAACCTATATTTCTTCTAAACCAAACCAAGGACTGATATGAAAAGTGAGTCATACTAGCAAAACAAAACGATTATAATTGTACTTTTAAACATTCTAGTATACTACAAGACATTAACAAAAAATTGACAAACCTTCCATGGAGCAAGCAAATCCCACCCTGGCCGAAAGCCTGTGGCACATATCACTGCCTCTGAATCATCACCAATGGCTTCAGCTAGCTTATCAGGACCCTCTGTGACATCAGCTTTTACCTGCATCACAAACACACCAACACACTCATATACACTTAAAAGGAATGTTACTAAAATACTCTCTAGTAAACTCTTTCTGATTGGtcaaaattcattgaaaattacAAAATCAAGAAAGGGAGTAGTTAAAGAAGTTGTGAGGTCCATCAAATTTTGTGATTTTCAATAAATCTCAACCAATCAGAAAGAGTGCATAGAGTGTTCCTAGCATTTCTCTACACTAACAAAGTGGGACTGGATTAGCTTAATGTAGCAATAAGATGGAGGAAAAACTTACAATTTGAAGAGATGGGTTGGCAGAAGAAAGGGTGGACCTGGCCTTGTCCAAATCTCTAACCCCAGCCTTAACAGAAAATCCCTTGGCCAATAACTGCTCAACGATTCTTTTCCCAGTGCTACCAGTGGCTCCAGCAACAAAAATTTTCCTCTCCGCTCTCAAATCCTCCCCCACTTCTTCACTGATCTCACTTCCTTCCATCTAACATGCAATCCAATCATAAGTAAATAAAAGGGTGTTCTGATACAACAACACACGGTATGCTTTCGACATGCAAATGATGCTGAAAAAATACAATAGAAGATGTTGTGAAATGTGATGTGTTGTTTGTTACCTTAGCGAAAGTGAGGAGACGAAAGGAAGAGGGTGTGGTGAAGTGCTTGTTGAATTGGTAATGGCTAGTGAGGAAAATGGGATTTCTTACAATTGTGAGAGTCGAAGCCATTGACATGATTGAGACACTGTAAAAAACACAGATTTCTTGTAATTTCCACACTGCCAAACGAGACGCTATAACCCTGCCACGTGCTCCAACCGTGGGATACCTTAGCTTTTGTTCTATGTTATtactaaagttttaaaataataataataataataataataatatttactctaaaaaaatcggaattaaaatttaattttattgacaTACTTTTTCACGAgtgtgaaatttaaaaatttgaaaaatcatTTCAGGTTAAAGTTCATAATTGCTCAACAGAGATTATGAACATTAAACACTCTAAATCTAAATGGAATCGAgaacaaaaactaaaaactcTTCCCATAGATAAACAAAGCGCTTTAAACAGAGTAAACTACAGCTTATGGCAGATTCAAAGATCACTAACATCATAATTAAAacgtaaataaaaataataatggaaGTTAACATAACATCTAAGTTAACTTACAATAGAAGTTCTTCTTGAGCAAGTTAACTTGACTTGTAATAATGTATGTTTATTAAACttgtatttagtttataaagtgtattttagtcaaatttatattctaaaatagatATCACCTAAAAATATCTAAGAATTTATCTTAAACGGTAGACCTccatgaaattgttttaaccTCAAACTTTCATAATAGAATTGTTCTCAAGCTTCCTCaaactattgaaataaaaaaacgtGGTCCTGGGAATCATTCTGGAATCGTTAGGGCTAGaccttcaaaaataaaattcgtATTGAGAATCAAAGAtaacacaacacaaacaaacctcAATCAATACAACACATAAAGCGAAATCTAGGGTTGAGTCTTCAACTCGCAGAGATTGAAAAAAAGAAGGAAATTCATTATGGGAATGGAGATTGAGACTCAACCTTCAACTCGcaaagattgaaaaaaaaatggaaatgcAAAACTCAGACTCAAAGTCTCACGGTCTCACTCTCACGGCCTCAAAGCTCGCACAAATTTGAAAAGAGAAGTGGTGggggaccactatttataggCAAATGAGGGGGAGGAATAGTGAAACGTCTATTTGATCTCAATCGTTAAATCTTATTTAATCAAACGATCATCATTGTGTCGTATGGTTTGGCGCCTAAAACCCTAAGTAATAATGGTGCATGTCTTGTCAAGATTTCGGTCACATCCAACATTGATAAGCTAGTGGTCACATCCAACATCGATAAGTTAGTGGTCACATTTAGACTCTTCAGGTTGAATCTCTCGAACATGGGGAACAAGTGTACCGGTCAGAACTGGACGAATGCAGAGGCTTCAATACTCGATTTGTATCGACCGACATGTTGAAATGAATTAAAGATCAGAAGAAGATTAACAAGAATTATTACCTCATTCCTTCAGCCGATCACCTATCTTCCTTCTCTACTCAACTCAACAGTTCCACTTCACCTTGGATAACGCTCGCTCCTTCTCCTTTACTATCCAACCTCCTTTCTCCTTCGTATGCTCTTGGTTGAGATGGTACCGGCAAAAAGTGCTCCAACAATCAAGTAAGTATTCGATGCTTGGTACAATTAATCGTGataataacatatatctctCTCAAAACTTATaactatttatatgattattatgGACTCATTATTATTAGATCGAATTAGCGTTTGGATCGTAACTAAGAACACAATACTTTATGTTTGATCAATGTTTAAACTTGTTAATCttcttttaatctttaattCATTTCAACATGTCGGTCGACACAAACTGAAACCTCTTATATTCGGTTGATTTTTATCGGTACAAAAATCAATTACCAAAATATAAACTTAAGTGGATAGGATTgatgtaaaaaattaaaactaatatgttAAAACTAATTATATTACCAACACATAATACAGggtcaaataaataaatcatgtaAATCAAATTGTCAaattcaagaaattaattaaataaaaaaaatacctataaataatatattaattcgATGTTATATTAAAAGATACGTAATATGTTAggctataaataattttttttcatatttttcttaatataataatgatattattgttactattattattattagtttattattattattgctaTTAGAAAAAAAGTGTGTCcatttatgataataaaaactaagaaaataattattataataaaattaa
The sequence above is a segment of the Phaseolus vulgaris cultivar G19833 chromosome 2, P. vulgaris v2.0, whole genome shotgun sequence genome. Coding sequences within it:
- the LOC137811724 gene encoding uncharacterized protein At2g34460, chloroplastic yields the protein MSMASTLTIVRNPIFLTSHYQFNKHFTTPSSFRLLTFAKMEGSEISEEVGEDLRAERKIFVAGATGSTGKRIVEQLLAKGFSVKAGVRDLDKARSTLSSANPSLQIVKADVTEGPDKLAEAIGDDSEAVICATGFRPGWDLLAPWKVDNFGTVNLVEACRKRNVNRFILISSILVNGASMGQLLNPAYIFLNVFGLTLVAKLQAENYIRKSGINYTIIRPGGLRNDPPTGNVVMEPEDTLYEGSISRDHVAEVAVEALAYPEASYKVVEIVSRPDAAKRSYHDLFGSIRQR